The Impatiens glandulifera unplaced genomic scaffold, dImpGla2.1, whole genome shotgun sequence genome contains the following window.
aagaaaagaaaagcacTAGTAGTCTAGTGGTAAAATAGTTACCCTGCCACAATACAATTGATATTGAGTTATGTTAGATCTCTtttattccaaaaaataaaataaaatcgaaTTCGGTTTTAATTCGAAATCCGTACCGGATTCGGtttggtttaattaaaatttatttgaattcggtttggttttcgtaGACGAAATTATTATGCgccattatattttttaaattcttaattttctttaggaaaagaaattttaaatcaattttcttgtcaaataaaattagagtaaatgaaaagaaaataaagctCTCCAAGGAGTTTTTCTTTTTAGACAAAAACAATACCTcataaatgaaaacaaaacattttaaaacataGTACAATTAAGTCTAACTTCATTCAGTTTATTCATTAAACATTGAATTATGTTTACTAATAATGAAATTACTGGAATCACTAATTCTTGAAAGGTTTAGCACGCTTAATCAatctacataattatttttttatttactctaAATTCAATAACTTATtcgttaaatttttaattatatttgatttaaaattgaaaacttATAACTTTATTAAGTTTTTGGAGAAATACATAGCAATGGGCCACCATTCTTCTACTTACTCCCAGTAGTGCTGCCCCAgagtgaaaaatgtgaaaataatgttgttctaatttatttattttataaattgttaaaaaaaaaaaattgggtgagatttaaatttataaccaaataaaaatactttattattattattttttatcagaAACTACTGGGCTAtacatttttatgttaaaataattaataaatttaattaaataacataattttttttttattaaatagactGAAGGCTTGGTAGCTTACTTATAATGTTATTGGCATagaaatgtattattaaaaatattggcATTTATTTAGTCATTGAATATTGAGACTATATAATTTTTGACTATTGACATGACTGGTTGAATAtctattatgaaaaataatgtaatgctaaataaaattaaagatttttgtTTGTAAGAAAATAAGTAATGCGTGCGTGcagtaattatatttgatttattttaataaaattaagtattttttataagaaaattagtaATGCCTGCAGTAATTATATTTGacttttttgtattaaaataaaaaaataattgataagaaaattagTAATGCGTGCAGtaaatatatttgatcaattttaataaaataaaagatttttttataagagaATTAGTAATGCGTacagtaaatatattttaatatgattttatctttcatgctttttatttttgaaattggaCTGTTTTGCCCTCCCTAGTGATCCCTATATTAGTTACAAGTGATCTCGTCCAGAATTTtcacacaacaacaacaaaaacaaaaacattacaaaattgaaagaaaaactaATAGGAAACAACCTTTCACAAAATACTCACTAATCACAAATTCTATCAAATTTTCGGTCAGTTAAGGTAGGTCAGGCGTAAACAAATGGCGTACATAATTGGGATATTTACCTCTATAGCATTAGTCATTGCCATCCTACTTATGGTTTTCTGGTTCATAATGGTTAAAAGGAGAGAAGGTAAATAAGTAAACTTTATctctttccaaaaatatttatgcatataaattattttatagtttttttcttcttcttgaaaaTACAAAACCAATTCAATAAACACATTAATCGTGATTAgtttaaagttaatatttaaatcgttgaaaacatataatttattaatagtttagtggttttagtataattaaacggttgagaaaaaaaattacattatattcAAGCTCCTTCCTTCAGATATTTTGTTCGGTTTCTGCTCACAACCCTCTACAAACAGTTTGTAAATTCCTATATCAcacactatatatataaaagaagtatcttacttattattttattggatgactttatttttattaattaagatttgtACGTAATTAATGATAATTGATACAGAGAGAAAGATAAAGGAACGGCAAATACTTCTTACTCCAGCTAACGGTTCATCAATCCAACCTTCCACAACAGGAAAGCAGCCTTTAGAGGATTTCTCATTTTTCAAACTTAGTACCATTGTGGCAGCCACAAACAATTTTTCCGTTTCTAACAAACTCGGACAAGGCGGTTTTGGCACTGTTTATAAGGTATTTTTGTaccataaattaataatattgcaATCTACCTTATTGCTTAATAAATCTCGTCACTTAATGCAGGGGCGATTGAGGAATGGAATAGATATTGCGGTTAAAAGACTAGCAAAAAATTCCGATCAAGGTTTCGAAGAATTTAAGAATGAAGTTTCTTTAATAGTGAAACTTCAACATAGAAATTTAGTTAGGCTTTTAGGATGTTGTTTTCAACCGCATGAGAAGATGCTTATATATGAATACTTGCCAAATAAGGGATTGGACTCATTCATTTTTGGTAAGTGACTAATTACTATTACTTGAATAATTTTCTCTAACAAATATCATGTCTTCTAACAATGGAAGATACAACTAATAATACTTTGGTGTAGATcaagataaatgttatatactTAATTGGGAGAAGCGATTTAACATCATTTTGGGAATAGCAAGAGGAATGATATACCTTCACCAAGACTCTCGACTCAAAATCATCCATAGAGATTTAAAAGCCAGCAATATTTTATTGGATGATGGATTGAATCCTAAAATCTCCGATTTTGGAACGGCTAGAGTTTTTGGAGGTGATCAAATGGAAGCCAATACAAAAAGGGTAGTTGGAACATAGTGAGTGTTTTAACATAATCTTGTAGTATGGTCCTTTAATCCATCACACAATTTTcaccaaaatattttgatatatatgttgCAGTGGTTATATGTCTCCAGAATATGCCATGGAAGGACTATATTCAATAAAATCTGATGTCTTCAGCTTTGGTGTCATATTGCTTGAGATTATAAATGGGAGAAAAAATACCAGTTACCATCAAGAGAACACGATAAATTTGATAGGACATGTATGACCTACTAAAATAGTTTCATTAATTATAGAACAACTAATTAATGTGTATCATGGATTCATATATTCCATCTTTCAGGCTTGGGCATTATGGAACAAAGGTAAAGTCTTTGATATAATTGACTCAAGGATGGGAGATTTATGGACAAACCAAGAAGTTTTGAGATGCATTCACATAGGACTTCTATGTGTGCAAGAACATGCTATGGACAGACCAACTATGTCTGAAGTTGTTTTCATGTTATGCAAAGATATGTCTTTACCTTCTCCAAAGCAGCCCGCGTTTATCTTCAAC
Protein-coding sequences here:
- the LOC124918272 gene encoding G-type lectin S-receptor-like serine/threonine-protein kinase At1g11410 — translated: MAYIIGIFTSIALVIAILLMVFWFIMVKRREERKIKERQILLTPANGSSIQPSTTGKQPLEDFSFFKLSTIVAATNNFSVSNKLGQGGFGTVYKGRLRNGIDIAVKRLAKNSDQGFEEFKNEVSLIVKLQHRNLVRLLGCCFQPHEKMLIYEYLPNKGLDSFIFDQDKCYILNWEKRFNIILGIARGMIYLHQDSRLKIIHRDLKASNILLDDGLNPKISDFGTARVFGGDQMEANTKRVVGTYGYMSPEYAMEGLYSIKSDVFSFGVILLEIINGRKNTSYHQENTINLIGHAWALWNKGKVFDIIDSRMGDLWTNQEVLRCIHIGLLCVQEHAMDRPTMSEVVFMLCKDMSLPSPKQPAFIFNGQDMHASDSLTNIKAWALWNKGKVFDIIDSRMGDLWPNQEVLKCIHIGLLCVQEHAMDRPTMSEVVFMLCKDMSLPSPKQPAFIFNGQDMHASDSLTNIKVNSINSLN